CCAGATGGCTCAGGAGTCTGGCGCACTGTGCTGGGCTGCCAGAGGTGTCATTCATGTCAAAAGTCTGGCCACGCTGGCAAACAAGACAGCCCAAATGACCTATGAGGCCAATAACCCCAAAGCAACGTACCGCATCAGCCGATTTTCAAAGCTTAACGATGAGGACAGTTATCTGCAGTCACGGCAGTTCCGGTTGATGGCCTATTCCGCTACTGGCGGGCTGCTGACGGCCGGTAAGAGCACATGGCCAGTGAAAATGGTAAGCACCGACGATCAACTGCGCTGAATAACCTGGTGACATTCTTGCTGCCTCGCTTCGATATGGAAGTTGACGGTAACTGTTCGCTGGCGCCGGGTATGGTTATCAAAGTATTACTGCATACCTATAACTCCACCAGCGGACTGGATGAGTCGGTACCTAACAAGATGATCATTGAGCGCGTTGTGCATGTGGAAGATCGGTTTAATTATACCTGCCGGGTGATATCAGGAGAGGTTTACGATGGGACAGAATAGCGGCATTCACGGCCAGCAGCGTGCAAAAGTAGTAAACGTTACTGACCCGGCGGGCTTGTTGCGTGTGAGCGTCAGGCTGGTGGGCGTATGGGATAATATCGCCGACAGCAATCTTCCGTGGGCTGAGCGCGTGCTGTCTGACAGCGGCGCATACACTCCTCTCTTGCCCGGTGATTATGTTTGGGTCGATTTCCCCTATGGTGGTGACTCCACGCGACCGCGGGTGACCGGGCGGGCGACGGACTCACCGGGTGGCGTCCCTAACCTGCCAGCGGAAGCCTCCGGACAAGGCGAAGCGTACACGCAAAAAACGGTGGAGGGTGCGCCCGAAGCTGGCGCGATCACTGCATCAAAGGACTACGTTTATGACCGCAACGGTCTGCAGGAGATCCGCAATGCCTCAGGCAGTTGGTCAGTCCACGCACAAGGCCAGCTGGTACAACGATGGAATGAACGAAAGTGGGCAAATATATATCCTTTCTCAGTCAGATGTTTTCGTACACTCCGCAGGGGACACCACTATCAAAGCTGACGGCAATATGACGGTACAGTCTGGCGGAGATATGAGCCTTAAGGCCGTTGGAACGATGAACATAACAGCTTCAGAGATTAAAGTAACTCAGGGGTAATTTGTCTGACCTAACGGCTTAAAGTGTCTACCTAAAGAATCTTTTAGTATACTATGTCAAAATATACTGGAGATTACATAATGAAATTGTTAGTAAAAAAAGCTGTGCTTCTTAATCGCCTGTCATTCATCAAAGAAATGGCGGCAAGCCGCTTCTGTCGTTATACACTCTACAAGTCCGGCAGCATTATTCAGTTGGCGGCCACCAATGAAGACGGTACCCAGTTCACGCTGGGTACCAGTGCCGGACAGCCCCGCGCCTGGACCGACATGAACAACCCCATTCGCTTCCTCTCTGAATTCGGCGTCTCCAATTTTGATGTAATCATCGAAGAGGAAAGCTGCTGATGTTCAACCAATACCGCAATATCTCAACCTACCGCCTTAATCGTGAATTGCCGTTCGACACTGAAGAGATTGAAACGCAGTTTGACGCGTTCCGTTTCACCCGCTGCGGCGCAAATGATATGAGCCGTTCCGGGTTTGTTAACCCCCTGACCAATGACAGTGAGGGCGTACTTGCCTATTCCGCCAGCGGCTTTCTGGTCGCTCGCATCCAGACTGAGAGCAAGCTGCTGCCGTCAGGCGTCATTAACGCGGCTGTAAAAGAGCGTGTTGAAAAGCTGCAGACTGAACAGGCCCGTAAGCTGAAGAAAACCGAAAAGGACAGTATCAAGGATGAGGTGCTACACACTCTTATCCCTCGCGCCTTCACAGCGTCCGCCTTCACTACCGTGCTCTTTGACCTGAAGGGAAACCGCATTTTCATCAACGCTGGCGCCCGTAAGGCAGAAAATGCACTGGCCATAGTCCGCAAGGCATTGAGTTCTCTGCCAGTAGTACCGCTGACGTTCGAAAGCCCGATTGAACTGACGCTTACCGAGTGGGTCAGCGCTACCAGCGCACCGGCAGGTTTTGCTATTGGCGATCGCGCGGAGCTTAAAGCACTGCTGGAAGATGGTGGTCACGCCCGACTCAATAAACAGGATCTGACAGGAGATGAGGTGCAATCCCTCTTGGCGGCCGGGAAGCTGGTAACCCGGCTGGCGCTGGACTGGCAGGAGCGTATCCAGTTCGTTCTCAACGACGGCGGCCAGCTGACGGGCGTTAAATTCTCCGACTCGCTGGTGGAACAAAATGACGATATCGACCGCGACGACGAGCTGCAGCGTAAAAGCGCTGACGTGCTGCTGATGGGAAGTGAGCTGGTGGCCCTGTTTGATAATCTGATTGTTGCCCTTGGCGGCGAAGCAAAGCGCTAAGAGGTAGTGATGAGCGAAAAATCGCAAGCTCCCTCTGTGGCCCCTGGCGGACTTAGCTATGGATCCGTTTGTAGTGGCATTGAGGCCGCAACCGTTGCATGGCATCCGCTTGGCTGGCGCCCCTCATGGTTCGCTGAAATTGAAAGTTTTCCCTCTGCTGTGCTGGCCCATCGCTGGCCTGAAGTACCGAATCTGGGCGACATGACAAAAATCGCGGCAGGCGTTCGCGCCGGTTTAATCCCAGCACCTGACATTATGGTAGGCGGCACCCCCTGCCAGGCGTTCTCAATTGCTGGGCTTCGTAAAAGCCTTGATGACCCACGCGGCCTGCTCACCCTTTCTTATGTAGATTTAGCTAATGCCATTGACCAAAAAAGAGAATCAAACGGCGAAACACCTGCCATCCATGTATGGGAAAATGTGCCAGGAAGCCTCAGCACCGACGACAACGCTTTTGGATATTTTCTTGCCGGAATGGTTGGAGAATATGAAGCGTTTGAACCTGGTCCAAGACCTGAACCAGGGAAAAGTAGCAAATTCTGGCGCTGGAAAAGGGCTATCGGTAAACACGTTGCAAAGTGGCCAAAGTCTGGTTGTATTCATGGACGACAGCGCCGACTGGCCTGGCGAGTTCTTGATGCCCAACACTTCGGAGTGGCCCAACGACGCCGTCGCGTGTTCGTTGTCTCAAGTGCTCGACACGACATCGATCCCGCAAAAATACTTTTTGAGTTCGACGGCGTGCGCCGGAATTCTCCGCCGAGCAGAGAATCGCGGCAGGCAGTTGCCGCCCTTACTGCAAACGGCGTTGGAGCGTGTGGCGCAGACGATAACCAGGCTCAAGCAGGACATTTGATTGCTGCTTTTGGTGGGGGAAACTGTTCCGGCCAGTTGGATGTGGCCGCCTGTCTTACGGCCCGTGGCCAACGCATTGATTTTGAAGTTGAGACTTTTGCCGTTCAGAGTGCCACAGGGCAAATCTCCCATGCACTCACAGCTGAAGGTTTTGACGCATCTAAAGACGGTACCGGTCGCGGAACTCCTGTTGTCGCCTATGGTTCAAATGGACATGCAAGCTTTTCAGAAAGCATTGGGCCGTTGCATGCGAAATCGGGTGCTGACCATGAAAATTTGGCTGTTATGGCCGTTCACGGCACACAAGATCCTGACACGTTAACAGAGCTGGCTCATACGCTGGGGCGAAATCATGGTCAGGAAAATGCTGTGCTGGCATTTTCGTCAAAAGATTATGGTGGGGATGTCTCTGTTGACTTGTCCCCAACGTTACACGCTGGTGGACATGCAGAAATCCATGCAAACCTAGGCACCCCCCCAGCAATAGTCTATGCAATTCAGGATGCTACCGGGCGCGATAAAGCCCAGAATGGTAAAGGCTGGAGCGATGAGGGACTTACCTACACCCTTGATACCGTAGCTACTCAGGGTGTTGCCTTGTCGGTCGCCCTCCGAGGCCGGGAAGGCGGCGCTACTGCTGAGCTTGCCGATGAAGTCGCAGGTACACTGCGCGCCAGTTCAGGCGGTGGTGACAAGCCTCACGTTATGCAGGAGATGATGGTACGCCGCCTGATGCCCGTTGAATGCGAGCGTTTGCAGGGATTCCCAGATGCGCATACAACAATACCTTGGCGTAATAACTCTTTAGAAGACTGTCCTGATGGACCGCGCTATAAAGCGATCGGCAACTCAATGGCGGTGCCAGTGATGCGGTGGATTGGCGAACGCATTGGGCACGCAGTGGCGCGCCTCCACGAGTATGAAACTCCCACGGTGAAAGGCAAAAACTCCTGCGCTCGCGTAAAACTGGCCGAAACTCGTAACAGGCCGTTTCTAAAGTGGGCGGGTGGTAAATTTGCAGTGTTAGACACTATCGCCGCATACCTACCTTCCGGAGACCGTCTGATTGAGCCGTTCGCTGGCGCCGGATCGGTGTTCATGAATATACCTTTTCCGCGCTATTTGCTTGCCGACGTTAATCCGGATCTCATGAACCTTTACCGGCAGTTGCAGACAAGCCCTGACACCGTCATCAACACCGCGCGCCAGCTGGTAGAAGGCTGCACCAATAACGAAGCTTATCTGGCAATCCGCGATGAGTTTAACGGCCGTAAGGCACATGCGGTAAGGCACGCGGCGCTGTTCCTGGCCTTAAACCGAACCTGCTTTAACGGGCTATGTCGATACAGCATCCGCGAGAACAAATTTAACGTCGGTTGGTGCAAGAACGAGACCCCCTATTTCCCTACTGCAGAACTGGAGGCGTTTGCTGGCCAGCGGCAGCAGCGTGAATTTGCATGCGCTTCATTCCAGGAGACGATCGCGCAGGCTGGCCAGGGTGATGTCATTTTCTGCGATCCACCTTATGAACCGATGCCCGGTACAAGCGGATTTACCACCTATGCTAACGGCGCTTTCAACTTTGACCAGCAGCAGCAGCTGGCAGAAGCACTGGTAGCTGCCTACCAACGAGGTGCCCGCGCGGTTATCACCAATAGTGGCGCACCGGCCATACGTGAACTTTATCATTCGCATGGTTTCGACGTTCACTCGTTTACTGCCCGCCGTTCCGTAAGCCGTGACGCCAGCACGCGTGGTGATGTAAGTGATGTTATCGCCATTCTTTAACCGACCACCCGGCCACCAGCTGGTGGCCGCCAGGAGAATCACATGGAAGCTATGAACAGAATCAATATGTTTAAGCCAGGTATCAAATCTGACCATGAAACGGCGTTCAGGGATTTTGATGAGGCCACCAGTCTGGATCAGCTCCGGCCGTTTGTGATGCCGTTCGAAGAAGTCCGCAAGAATATTTTTGAAAAGGAACTGGATGAGGCTTACCAGCCAGTTCTGGACAAAATGAACAGCATCACCGGTAATGAGAAACACATCGTTATGGCGCACGCTGTCGGTTGTGATCCGCACACGTTCGCGGCAATGTATGCCGTCTGGAAGCTGCTGTTTACACACTACGGCCGCGCGTTCATTTTTGCCCCTGGCAGGCGGACAATGTATACAGTGATGTCGATGATCGACGCGGTGGTAGCGAATTACCCGCACATCAGTCGCATGCTTACGGTTGATGCCCTGTCCGTGAGACTCACAAGTGATCCGCAACGGCGCATTGAATGGGTGCATCCTGACAGCCTCACTCCGCAAAAGCTTAATAATATTGTCGGGATCCCGACGTTTGTATTCGTTGATAAGGCTCACCAGTGTTCGAATCAGCTGCTGGAGACACTCAGGAGCAAGTTAATGCAACATCAGCCACTGTTAGTGGCTGGAGAGCCGATAAGCGCTCAGGGGGCGTTTAAGAGCCTCTGGGATGACTCAGTATTTTGTCAGATTCGCTTAGGCGTGAATGATTTCAAGGGACGTTTGCCGGTGAGTGTTAATGCGCTGGCCAAAGAGCATGGGGAAGACTCAGATATGTTTCGTTCACTCGCACTGGCGGAATTTCCGCAGGCATAAAAAAAGCCCCGGTTAAGGGGCTGGTTTAACTGGGCTGACTTGTGGCTGAGCAGGCGTTTTTTGTCCATCGCGGTAATCTAATAATGGAATTTTAGGTTTAGCCATGTCTAAAAGGGTGTTCCCCGCGGATGCATAAAGTTTTTCCCTGCCTCCTGGTCCAACAATAATAGCGCAGATAAGCGTAACGATACCTATAACGACTACAGAGGCTACAATCCCTGACACTCCGCTTAAAAGCCAGTCTAAGACCTTCGTGCGGTACGGAGTATTTACCTTCTGGTATTGATCAATCTTTTCTAAATATTCCGCTACAGCCTCAGCCCGTAATCTTAGCTTTGTCTCTTTAACAACAAGCTCAGCAAACCCTCGCGCTTTCTGGTAATAGCTCTCTCGCATGTCTT
This sequence is a window from Pantoea sp. CCBC3-3-1. Protein-coding genes within it:
- a CDS encoding Dam family site-specific DNA-(adenine-N6)-methyltransferase, producing the protein MSEKSQAPSVAPGGLSYGSVCSGIEAATVAWHPLGWRPSWFAEIESFPSAVLAHRWPEVPNLGDMTKIAAGVRAGLIPAPDIMVGGTPCQAFSIAGLRKSLDDPRGLLTLSYVDLANAIDQKRESNGETPAIHVWENVPGSLSTDDNAFGYFLAGMVGEYEAFEPGPRPEPGKSSKFWRWKRAIGKHVAKWPKSGCIHGRQRRLAWRVLDAQHFGVAQRRRRVFVVSSARHDIDPAKILFEFDGVRRNSPPSRESRQAVAALTANGVGACGADDNQAQAGHLIAAFGGGNCSGQLDVAACLTARGQRIDFEVETFAVQSATGQISHALTAEGFDASKDGTGRGTPVVAYGSNGHASFSESIGPLHAKSGADHENLAVMAVHGTQDPDTLTELAHTLGRNHGQENAVLAFSSKDYGGDVSVDLSPTLHAGGHAEIHANLGTPPAIVYAIQDATGRDKAQNGKGWSDEGLTYTLDTVATQGVALSVALRGREGGATAELADEVAGTLRASSGGGDKPHVMQEMMVRRLMPVECERLQGFPDAHTTIPWRNNSLEDCPDGPRYKAIGNSMAVPVMRWIGERIGHAVARLHEYETPTVKGKNSCARVKLAETRNRPFLKWAGGKFAVLDTIAAYLPSGDRLIEPFAGAGSVFMNIPFPRYLLADVNPDLMNLYRQLQTSPDTVINTARQLVEGCTNNEAYLAIRDEFNGRKAHAVRHAALFLALNRTCFNGLCRYSIRENKFNVGWCKNETPYFPTAELEAFAGQRQQREFACASFQETIAQAGQGDVIFCDPPYEPMPGTSGFTTYANGAFNFDQQQQLAEALVAAYQRGARAVITNSGAPAIRELYHSHGFDVHSFTARRSVSRDASTRGDVSDVIAIL
- a CDS encoding recombination-associated protein RdgC codes for the protein MFNQYRNISTYRLNRELPFDTEEIETQFDAFRFTRCGANDMSRSGFVNPLTNDSEGVLAYSASGFLVARIQTESKLLPSGVINAAVKERVEKLQTEQARKLKKTEKDSIKDEVLHTLIPRAFTASAFTTVLFDLKGNRIFINAGARKAENALAIVRKALSSLPVVPLTFESPIELTLTEWVSATSAPAGFAIGDRAELKALLEDGGHARLNKQDLTGDEVQSLLAAGKLVTRLALDWQERIQFVLNDGGQLTGVKFSDSLVEQNDDIDRDDELQRKSADVLLMGSELVALFDNLIVALGGEAKR